A DNA window from Xanthomonas campestris pv. campestris str. ATCC 33913 contains the following coding sequences:
- a CDS encoding class I SAM-dependent methyltransferase: MPGYQTQIHALTFGQHTFSIRALADKQQYADPDQTAADAGISSAQWSLFGQVWPAGQLLAEAMATRPVAGKRILELGCGLGLASLVLRRRGADIVASDHHPLAEVFLAYNAALNALESVPYRRLDWDAGAADMGQFDMIIASDVLYETRHATLLAKLIPDLAKPACEIVISDPGRGNANTLSRMLADIGFSLIAGERQASVHVAKAPRLFVYRRGAEPRQPAG; the protein is encoded by the coding sequence ATGCCGGGCTATCAGACCCAGATCCATGCGCTGACCTTCGGGCAGCACACCTTCAGCATCCGTGCGTTGGCGGACAAGCAGCAATACGCAGACCCCGACCAGACAGCCGCAGATGCGGGGATTTCCTCGGCGCAGTGGAGCCTGTTCGGCCAGGTCTGGCCCGCCGGCCAGCTGTTGGCCGAAGCGATGGCCACCCGGCCGGTGGCCGGCAAACGCATTCTCGAACTCGGTTGTGGCCTTGGGCTGGCCAGCCTGGTGCTGCGCCGCCGCGGCGCCGACATCGTGGCCAGCGACCATCACCCGCTGGCCGAAGTCTTCCTGGCCTACAACGCTGCGCTCAATGCGCTGGAATCGGTGCCGTACCGGCGCCTGGATTGGGACGCGGGCGCGGCGGACATGGGCCAGTTCGACATGATCATCGCCAGCGACGTGCTCTACGAAACCCGCCACGCCACCTTGCTGGCCAAGCTGATTCCCGACCTGGCCAAACCGGCCTGCGAAATCGTGATCAGCGACCCCGGCCGCGGCAATGCGAACACCTTGTCGCGCATGCTGGCCGACATCGGTTTTTCATTGATTGCCGGCGAACGCCAGGCCTCGGTGCACGTCGCCAAGGCGCCGCGCCTGTTTGTCTACCGGCGTGGCGCGGAGCCGCGGCAACCGGCTGGCTGA
- a CDS encoding KGG domain-containing protein: MANQNQNQGGTSNRGFASMDEDKQREIASKGGKAAHQSGNAHEFSSEEAREAGKKGGQSSGGGNR, encoded by the coding sequence ATGGCAAATCAGAACCAAAACCAGGGCGGCACCAGTAACCGCGGCTTTGCTTCGATGGATGAAGACAAGCAGCGGGAAATCGCCTCCAAGGGCGGCAAGGCAGCCCATCAGAGCGGCAACGCACACGAATTCAGCTCGGAAGAAGCACGCGAAGCCGGCAAGAAGGGCGGCCAGTCCAGCGGCGGCGGCAATCGCTGA
- a CDS encoding oxidative damage protection protein yields the protein MSRTVFCQYQQCDTEGLDFAPYPGELGQRIFAQIGKAGWQAWLAHQTMLINENRLSPRDPKHRAFLEAELQKFLFERNADKPEGYVDPLGEE from the coding sequence ATGTCCCGCACCGTGTTCTGCCAGTACCAGCAATGCGACACCGAAGGCCTGGATTTTGCGCCGTATCCGGGCGAGCTCGGCCAACGCATCTTCGCGCAGATTGGCAAGGCCGGCTGGCAGGCCTGGCTTGCGCACCAGACCATGCTGATCAACGAAAACCGGCTCTCGCCGCGTGACCCCAAGCACCGCGCCTTCCTCGAGGCGGAACTGCAGAAGTTCCTGTTCGAACGCAACGCCGACAAGCCGGAAGGGTATGTCGATCCGCTGGGTGAAGAGTGA
- a CDS encoding SMR family transporter: MKHWVFLAVAIVAEVMATAALTSSEGFTRRWPSPLTVLGYAVAFYCLAATLRVIPVGIAYALCSGAGIVLISLVAWLVHGQRLDLPAMLGRALIVAGAVVINVFSKMAPQ, from the coding sequence ATGAAGCACTGGGTGTTTCTGGCGGTGGCAATCGTTGCGGAGGTGATGGCGACGGCGGCGCTCACATCCAGCGAAGGCTTCACCCGGCGATGGCCGTCGCCGCTGACCGTGCTCGGCTATGCCGTGGCGTTCTATTGCCTGGCGGCGACGTTGCGGGTGATCCCGGTCGGCATCGCGTACGCGCTCTGTTCCGGAGCCGGCATCGTGCTGATCTCGCTGGTGGCCTGGCTGGTGCATGGCCAGCGGCTGGATCTGCCGGCCATGCTGGGCAGGGCGCTGATCGTGGCCGGTGCGGTGGTGATCAATGTGTTCTCGAAGATGGCGCCGCAGTAA
- a CDS encoding hybrid sensor histidine kinase/response regulator, with the protein MNDSGYGEPRAPLIGESQTLPVSKHRSDIFFAAVETTRMPMTVTDPYLPDNPIVFANRAFLEMTGYAADEIIGNNCRFLQGPETDRQAVADVREAIDNRREFATEVLNYRKDGSTFWNALFVSPVFDDTGKLVYFFGSQLDVSRRRDAEDALRQAQKMEALGQLTGGIAHDFNNLLQVMSGHLEFIQMMVSNGNGSPDRIAVSAEHAAAAAAKAATLTQQLLAFSRKQKLRGRVVNLNGLVSGMNNMAERALGGGITLRQALEERLWNCQIDTTQAEVALLNVLINARDAMANAERKEVMVQTQNVEITSHDLSMYHQLAPGRYVSIAVTDSGSGMPPEVVSRVMEPFFTTKEEGQGTGLGLSMVYGFVKQSGGTVRIYSEVGEGTTVRLYFPASSDYENALPSTKNRALDKGGNETILIVEDKEDVAVVAKMFLEGAGYRALSASSGREAIEVLEQHPEVDALFTDLIMPGGMNGVVLAREARRMLPKIKVLLTTGYADASIQRTDVGGAEFDVVNKPYTQKELLKRIRMLLDGPTGVG; encoded by the coding sequence TTGAACGATTCCGGTTACGGAGAGCCACGGGCGCCATTGATTGGCGAATCGCAGACGCTTCCGGTCAGCAAGCATCGCTCGGACATCTTCTTTGCTGCGGTGGAAACCACCCGCATGCCGATGACGGTGACCGACCCATACCTGCCGGATAACCCGATCGTGTTCGCCAACCGGGCCTTCCTGGAAATGACCGGGTACGCTGCCGACGAAATCATCGGCAACAACTGCCGCTTCCTGCAGGGCCCGGAGACCGACCGCCAGGCGGTGGCCGATGTGCGTGAGGCCATCGACAACCGCCGCGAATTCGCCACTGAAGTGCTGAATTATCGCAAGGACGGCTCAACATTCTGGAATGCGCTGTTCGTTTCTCCGGTCTTCGATGACACCGGCAAGCTGGTGTATTTCTTTGGCTCGCAGCTGGACGTCAGCCGCCGCCGTGATGCCGAAGATGCCCTGCGCCAGGCGCAGAAGATGGAAGCGCTGGGCCAGCTCACCGGCGGCATTGCACACGACTTCAACAATCTGCTGCAGGTGATGTCCGGGCATCTGGAATTCATCCAGATGATGGTCAGCAACGGCAACGGCAGCCCCGATCGCATCGCGGTCAGCGCGGAGCACGCCGCCGCGGCGGCGGCCAAGGCCGCGACCTTGACCCAGCAGTTGCTGGCGTTTTCGCGTAAACAGAAATTGCGTGGCCGGGTGGTGAATCTCAACGGCCTGGTGTCGGGCATGAACAATATGGCCGAGCGCGCGCTGGGGGGCGGCATCACATTGCGTCAGGCGCTGGAAGAACGGCTGTGGAATTGCCAGATCGACACGACGCAGGCGGAAGTGGCGCTGTTGAATGTGCTGATCAATGCGCGTGACGCCATGGCCAATGCCGAGCGCAAGGAAGTGATGGTGCAGACGCAGAATGTGGAGATCACCAGCCACGACCTGTCGATGTATCACCAGCTCGCGCCGGGCCGCTACGTGAGTATTGCCGTGACCGACAGCGGCTCGGGCATGCCGCCGGAAGTGGTGAGCCGGGTCATGGAGCCGTTCTTCACCACCAAGGAAGAGGGGCAGGGCACGGGCCTGGGCTTGTCGATGGTGTATGGCTTCGTCAAGCAATCCGGTGGCACCGTGCGCATCTACAGCGAAGTGGGCGAAGGCACCACGGTGCGGCTGTATTTCCCCGCCTCCAGCGATTACGAAAACGCGCTGCCGTCCACCAAGAACCGCGCCTTGGACAAGGGCGGCAACGAAACCATCCTGATCGTGGAAGACAAGGAGGACGTGGCGGTGGTGGCCAAGATGTTCCTGGAAGGTGCCGGTTATCGCGCGCTGTCCGCGTCGAGCGGGCGCGAAGCGATCGAGGTGCTGGAGCAGCATCCGGAAGTGGACGCCTTGTTCACCGACCTGATCATGCCAGGCGGCATGAACGGCGTGGTGCTGGCGCGCGAAGCACGGCGGATGCTGCCCAAGATCAAGGTGCTGCTGACCACCGGCTATGCCGATGCCAGCATCCAGCGCACCGATGTGGGCGGCGCGGAGTTCGACGTGGTCAACAAGCCGTACACGCAGAAGGAATTGCTCAAGCGCATTCGCATGTTGCTGGATGGTCCCACCGGCGTTGGTTGA
- a CDS encoding PAS domain-containing protein, translating into MHDAVDRPPFDGKTHRARLPYFRQWSTPTTSDAMPVDPSGDSFSFLAGGGEMGARMRAHDWSGSALGLPSQWPQSLRSALSICLNSPVLATVLWGPDLVMLYNDAYIPSMADRHPWALGQPVSEVWGASWEQVAPPFRRCLQTGEGFEQRHVELPMVRRGVPETTYWNFSAAPIRGEDGSIVGLFNQGIEITETVRADRLRAAEAERQRRLFEQAPGFTAILHGPEHVFAFVNAAYLRLVGGRDMLGMSVRAGLPELEGQGFYELLDSVYSTGERFVASAVSIQLQRTGTGAEQRFVDFVYEPVKDDAGRVTGIFVQGFDTTDAQQAQQALRESEKRYRMLFENIDAGFCIAEVKFDAQGQAIDHRMLAVNPAFERHTGLTDVVGKWSSQLLPGIEQEWHEAYGRVARSGEPLRFEREAARLGRWYDAHLFPAGTHDNHVAMLIVDITPRRRVEQQLRDLNETLEQRVVEALAERRLFADFVDSTDAAVLACDMDFTILALNTASAEALRLAYGVSAHVGDNLLGLLDGLPEHRAQVARHWGRALSGDEFLVLEEFGDPARALRHYEVRFSQLRDRHGGRVGAFQVAQDVTDRVQTEASLEVAREALRQSQKMEAVGQLTGGLAHDFNNLLTGISGSLELMQTRMGQGRFDDVECYIAVAQKAAGRAAALTHRLLAFSRRQTLAPKPTDVNALIAGMEDLIRRTVGPSIELTTVAEQALWPALVDPSQLENALLNLCLNARDAMPDGVRITIETSNSWLNHSATQQNEVPDGEYLSLCVSDTGTGMPEDVIARVFEPFFTTKPIGEGTGLGLSMIYGFAQQSGGQVRVSSTVGEGTTVCIHLPRHLGDATGDAQARTLPAMPRSQQGETVLVVDDEPSVRMLVADILEELGYTALQAVDGASGLSVLQSDVRIDLLITDVGLPGGMNGRQMADAARIARPRLSVLFITGYAETAVLGAGQLAPGMAVLTKPFGIDAMAARIREMIR; encoded by the coding sequence ATGCACGACGCTGTCGACCGCCCGCCGTTCGATGGCAAGACGCATCGCGCACGCCTGCCGTATTTCCGGCAGTGGTCCACCCCAACTACGTCAGACGCGATGCCCGTTGATCCCAGTGGTGATTCGTTTTCCTTCCTTGCCGGTGGTGGCGAAATGGGCGCGCGGATGCGTGCGCACGACTGGAGTGGCTCGGCGCTAGGGCTGCCGTCGCAGTGGCCGCAATCGCTGCGTTCGGCGCTGTCGATCTGCCTGAACTCGCCGGTGCTCGCCACGGTGTTGTGGGGCCCGGACCTGGTGATGCTCTACAACGACGCCTATATCCCGTCGATGGCCGATCGCCATCCGTGGGCGTTGGGCCAGCCGGTCTCCGAGGTCTGGGGCGCGTCCTGGGAACAGGTGGCGCCGCCGTTCCGCCGATGCCTGCAGACCGGCGAAGGTTTCGAGCAGCGGCATGTGGAACTGCCGATGGTGCGTCGCGGCGTGCCGGAGACGACCTATTGGAACTTCAGCGCCGCACCGATCCGCGGCGAAGACGGCAGCATCGTGGGCCTGTTCAACCAGGGCATCGAGATCACCGAGACGGTGCGCGCCGATCGCCTGCGCGCCGCCGAAGCCGAGCGGCAGCGCCGGCTGTTCGAACAGGCCCCCGGGTTCACCGCGATCTTGCACGGCCCGGAGCATGTGTTCGCCTTCGTCAATGCCGCTTATTTACGGCTGGTGGGCGGTCGCGACATGCTCGGCATGAGCGTGCGTGCCGGCCTGCCGGAGCTCGAAGGCCAGGGCTTCTACGAATTGCTCGACAGCGTCTACAGCACCGGCGAGCGCTTCGTGGCGTCGGCCGTGTCGATCCAGCTGCAGCGGACCGGTACCGGCGCCGAGCAGCGCTTTGTCGATTTTGTCTATGAGCCGGTCAAGGACGATGCCGGCCGCGTCACCGGCATCTTCGTGCAGGGGTTCGACACCACCGATGCGCAGCAGGCGCAGCAGGCCTTGCGCGAGAGCGAAAAACGCTACCGCATGCTGTTCGAAAACATCGACGCCGGCTTCTGCATTGCCGAGGTCAAGTTCGATGCGCAGGGTCAGGCAATCGACCATCGCATGCTCGCGGTCAATCCGGCCTTCGAGCGGCATACCGGCCTGACCGATGTGGTGGGCAAATGGTCGAGCCAGTTGCTGCCCGGCATCGAGCAGGAGTGGCACGAGGCGTATGGCCGCGTTGCCCGCAGCGGCGAGCCGCTGCGCTTCGAGCGCGAGGCCGCACGGCTGGGGCGCTGGTACGACGCGCACCTGTTTCCGGCCGGCACCCACGACAATCACGTGGCGATGCTGATCGTGGACATCACCCCGCGCCGGCGGGTGGAGCAGCAGTTGCGCGACTTGAACGAGACGCTGGAGCAGCGCGTTGTCGAAGCATTGGCCGAGCGGCGCCTGTTTGCCGACTTCGTCGATAGCACCGACGCGGCCGTGCTCGCTTGCGACATGGACTTCACCATCCTGGCCCTCAACACCGCCAGCGCCGAGGCTTTGCGGCTCGCCTATGGGGTATCTGCGCATGTGGGCGACAACCTGCTAGGTCTGCTCGACGGCTTGCCCGAACATCGCGCGCAGGTGGCGCGCCACTGGGGCCGCGCGCTAAGTGGCGACGAGTTCCTGGTGCTGGAGGAGTTCGGCGACCCGGCACGCGCGCTGCGGCATTACGAAGTGCGCTTCAGCCAGCTGCGCGATCGCCATGGCGGACGAGTGGGCGCCTTCCAGGTGGCGCAGGATGTCACCGACCGCGTGCAGACCGAAGCCAGTCTGGAGGTGGCACGCGAGGCGTTGCGGCAGAGCCAGAAGATGGAAGCGGTGGGGCAGCTCACCGGCGGGTTGGCGCACGACTTCAACAATCTGCTGACCGGCATTTCCGGCAGCCTGGAGTTGATGCAGACACGCATGGGCCAGGGCCGCTTCGACGATGTGGAGTGCTACATCGCGGTGGCGCAGAAGGCGGCCGGCCGCGCCGCAGCGTTGACCCATCGCCTGCTGGCGTTTTCGCGCCGGCAGACGCTCGCGCCCAAGCCGACCGATGTGAATGCATTGATTGCCGGCATGGAAGATTTGATCCGGCGCACGGTGGGGCCGTCGATCGAACTCACCACGGTGGCCGAGCAGGCGCTGTGGCCCGCGTTGGTGGACCCATCCCAGCTGGAAAATGCGCTGCTCAACCTGTGCCTCAACGCGCGCGACGCGATGCCGGACGGCGTCCGCATCACCATCGAAACCTCCAATAGCTGGTTGAACCATTCCGCCACGCAACAAAACGAAGTGCCCGACGGCGAGTACCTGTCGTTGTGCGTGAGCGACACCGGCACCGGCATGCCCGAAGACGTCATTGCGCGCGTGTTCGAGCCGTTCTTCACCACCAAACCGATCGGCGAGGGCACCGGCCTGGGGCTGTCGATGATTTACGGTTTTGCGCAGCAGTCCGGTGGCCAGGTGCGGGTGTCGTCGACCGTGGGCGAGGGCACCACCGTCTGCATCCACTTGCCGCGGCATCTGGGCGATGCCACCGGCGATGCGCAAGCGCGCACGCTGCCGGCGATGCCGCGTTCGCAACAGGGCGAGACCGTGCTGGTGGTGGACGACGAACCCAGCGTGCGCATGCTGGTGGCCGACATCCTGGAGGAACTGGGCTATACCGCGTTGCAGGCGGTGGACGGCGCATCCGGCTTGAGCGTGCTGCAGTCCGATGTGCGGATCGATTTGCTGATCACCGATGTTGGCTTGCCGGGTGGCATGAACGGGCGGCAGATGGCCGATGCGGCGCGGATCGCGCGGCCGCGCTTGAGCGTGTTGTTCATTACCGGCTATGCGGAAACCGCCGTGCTGGGCGCCGGCCAACTTGCGCCGGGCATGGCCGTGCTGACCAAGCCGTTCGGTATCGATGCGATGGCGGCGCGCATTCGCGAGATGATTCGCTAG
- a CDS encoding DUF6491 family protein, with translation MHKFIWMVIALLSLVGCATGRLSDEERLQLYRANAGAPVRDFRYGNSLAGWTALGGSALAVWTRPNQAYLLELRASCNELGYAPAIAITQRFGQVSARFDNVIALGGPGMIRIPCRIETIRPLDVKAIRASEKQLREARMQERTEAEAEQTTQE, from the coding sequence ATGCACAAATTCATTTGGATGGTCATCGCCCTGCTGAGTCTGGTTGGCTGCGCCACCGGGCGCCTGTCTGACGAAGAGCGCCTGCAGCTGTACCGCGCCAACGCCGGTGCGCCGGTTCGCGATTTCCGCTATGGCAACAGTCTGGCCGGCTGGACCGCATTGGGCGGCAGCGCGTTGGCGGTGTGGACGCGCCCCAATCAGGCGTATTTGCTGGAACTACGCGCGAGCTGCAACGAGCTGGGGTATGCGCCGGCCATTGCGATCACGCAGCGCTTTGGTCAGGTGAGTGCGCGCTTCGACAATGTGATTGCGCTCGGTGGCCCGGGGATGATCCGTATTCCGTGCCGCATCGAGACGATTCGCCCGCTCGACGTCAAGGCGATCCGTGCCTCGGAGAAACAACTACGCGAGGCCAGGATGCAGGAGCGCACGGAGGCGGAAGCCGAACAGACTACGCAGGAGTGA
- the cho gene encoding excinuclease Cho has product MVGRAERAKRSWGAPDYTYPEHLRAELDTLPATPGVYLFHGQSSTLPLYIGKSIHLRNRVMDHFRNAAEASLLRQTRSIQVIEMAGDIGAQLLESQLIKTLRPLYNQKLRRIPRQFSIRLYRGEVSIEHSGEIDPAAAPWLYGLYSSPRAAKETLRRLADQHHLCYGLLGLERLQAGRPCFRAMLKRCSGACHGAEPLDAHEERLRSVLQHLEQAAWPFPGAIALKEQGAQRTQFHVLRDWHYLGSATSLAGARRLQATPGAFDRDCYRILRKYLETQLHCVSLL; this is encoded by the coding sequence ATGGTGGGGCGCGCTGAGCGGGCAAAGCGCAGCTGGGGCGCTCCGGACTACACCTACCCCGAGCATCTGCGTGCAGAACTGGACACCTTGCCGGCCACGCCCGGGGTCTATCTGTTCCATGGACAGAGCAGCACGTTGCCGTTGTACATCGGCAAGAGCATCCACCTGCGCAACCGCGTCATGGACCATTTCCGTAACGCGGCCGAAGCCTCGCTGCTGCGTCAGACGCGCAGCATCCAGGTGATCGAAATGGCCGGTGACATCGGCGCACAGCTGCTGGAGTCGCAGCTGATCAAGACCCTGCGCCCGCTGTACAACCAGAAGCTGCGGCGGATCCCGCGCCAGTTTTCGATCCGGCTGTATCGCGGCGAGGTGTCGATCGAACATTCCGGCGAGATCGATCCGGCGGCAGCGCCCTGGTTGTACGGGCTGTATTCCAGCCCCCGTGCGGCCAAGGAAACGTTGCGCCGCCTCGCCGACCAGCATCATCTTTGTTACGGCTTGTTGGGACTGGAGCGGCTGCAAGCAGGCCGGCCCTGTTTCCGCGCCATGCTGAAACGCTGCAGCGGCGCCTGCCATGGTGCCGAGCCCTTGGACGCGCACGAAGAACGGCTACGCAGCGTGCTGCAGCATCTGGAACAGGCGGCGTGGCCATTTCCCGGCGCCATCGCGCTGAAGGAGCAAGGCGCGCAACGCACCCAGTTCCATGTGCTGCGCGATTGGCACTATCTGGGCAGCGCCACCTCGTTGGCGGGCGCACGCCGTTTGCAGGCGACACCCGGTGCATTCGACCGCGATTGCTACCGCATCCTGCGCAAATATCTGGAGACGCAGCTGCATTGCGTGTCGCTGCTGTAG